One segment of Ziziphus jujuba cultivar Dongzao chromosome 12, ASM3175591v1 DNA contains the following:
- the LOC107428764 gene encoding cytochrome P450 CYP749A22-like isoform X1: MSLLGDPVVIVSCFLVLSLLLTFIKIFHKLWWIPTRIQCMMGLQGIQGPSYGFVYGSTKEALRMRNEAMATPMGLSHAIFPKVEPHIDFWLNKYGKNYLQWYGTRAQLVITEQELIKEIFNNRDGTFSKTDRQGFVKKLLGDGLATTKGEKWAKLRRLANNAFHGESLKGMVPAMISSVEMMLERWKSYAGKEVEVFQEFRLLTSEVISRTAFGSNYLRGKDIFEMIMRLALLTTQNVYKLRLPGISKFFKTGDEIESDMLEKKFHNCLIEIIKEREEKVTSGEEDSFGSDFLGLLLKAHHDANDSQRISLDDLVHECKTFYFAGQETTNTLLGWTVFLLAIHTDWQEQVRKEVLNLFGHENPNPDGIAKLKIMSMVFNESLRLYPPVIGFLRKVEREVKLGKLILPANLNLYMATLAVHHNPQIWGEDVNQFKPERFSEGVSEATKNNSAAFFPFGMGPRNCVGNNFAITEAKIAISMILQRYSFTLSPAYVHLPFQFITLQPQHGVQVMLQPL, encoded by the exons ATGAGTTTGTTGGGAGACCCTGTTGTGATTGTTTCATGCTTCCTAGTTCTGTCTCTTCTGTTAACTTTTATCAAGATATTTCATAAACTATGGTGGATTCCTACTCGCATACAGTGTATGATGGGTTTACAAGGAATCCAAGGCCCTTCTTACGGATTCGTGTATGGAAGCACCAAAGAAGCACTAAGGATGAGAAATGAAGCCATGGCTACCCCTATGGGTTTATCACATGCCATATTCCCTAAAGTTGAGCCTCATATCGATTTCTGGCTCAACAAATATG GAAAGAATTATCTTCAGTGGTATGGAACTCGAGCTCAACTGGTTATAACGGAACAAGAGTTGatcaaagaaatatttaataatagagACGGAACGTTTTCAAAAACTGACCGTCAAGGCTTTGTCAAGAAGCTATTAGGAGATGGTCTTGCGACCACTAAAGGTGAGAAGTGGGCGAAACTGCGAAGACTGGCCAATAATGCCTTTCATGGAGAGAGTTTGAAA GGTATGGTGCCTGCAATGATCTCTAGTGTTGAGATGATGCTGGAAAGGTGGAAATCATATGCAGGTAAAGAGGTGGAGGTATTTCAAGAATTCAGATTGTTGACTTCAGAAGTAATTTCTAGAACAGCATTTGGAAGTAATTATCTAAGAGGGAAGGACATTTTTGAGATGATTATGAGATTGGCCTTGTTGACAACCCAAAATGTGTATAAACTTAGGCTCCCTGGCATTAG CAAGTTTTTTAAAACTGGCGATGAGATTGAATCGGACATGCTTGAGAAAAAATTTCACAACTGCCTCAtagaaataatcaaggaaagagaagagaaggtaACAAGTGGTGAAGAAGACAGCTTTGGAAGTGATTTTCTTGGATTGCTTTTAAAGGCTCACCATGATGCCAATGACAGCCAGAGGATTTCATTGGACGATTTGGTTCATGAgtgtaaaacattttattttgccGGACAAGAAACTACCAACACTTTACTTGGATGGACAGTCTTTCTTCTAGCAATCCACACAGATTGGCAAGAACAAGTTAGAAAGGAGGTGCTCAATTTATTTGGCCATGAAAATCCAAATCCAGATGGCATAGCCAAACTTAAAATA ATGAGCATGGTCTTCAATGAATCTCTTAGATTATATCCTCCTGTTATTGGCTTTTTAAGAAAAGTTGAAAGGGAGGTTAAACTGGGAAAGCTGATTCTTCCTGCTAATCTGAACTTATATATGGCAACTTTAGCAGTTCACCATAATCCACAAATATGGGGAGAAGATGTTAATCAGTTCAAACCAGAAAGATTCTCTGAAGGTGTTTCCGAAGCGACTAAAAATAACTCAGCTGCATTTTTTCCATTTGGAATGGGGCCTCGAAATTGTGTGGGCAACAACTTTGCTATCACTGAAGCAAAGATTGCTATTTCCATGATTCTTCAACGTTATAGCTTCACCCTTTCTCCAGCCTATGTCCACTTGCCTTTTCAGTTTATTACACTTCAACCACAACATGGAGTACAAGTGATGTTACAGCCACTCTAG
- the LOC107428764 gene encoding cytochrome P450 CYP749A22-like isoform X2, whose amino-acid sequence MSLLGDPVVIVSCFLVLSLLLTFIKIFHKLWWIPTRIQCMMGLQGIQGPSYGFVYGSTKEALRMRNEAMATPMGLSHAIFPKVEPHIDFWLNKYGKNYLQWYGTRAQLVITEQELIKEIFNNRDGTFSKTDRQGFVKKLLGDGLATTKGEKWAKLRRLANNAFHGESLKGMVPAMISSVEMMLERWKSYAGKEVEVFQEFRLLTSEVISRTAFGSNYLRGKDIFEMIMRLALLTTQNVYKLRLPGISKFFKTGDEIESDMLEKKFHNCLIEIIKEREEKVTSGEEDSFGSDFLGLLLKAHHDANDSQRISLDDLVHECKTFYFAGQETTNTLLGWTVFLLAIHTDWQEQVRKEVLNLFGHENPNPDGIAKLKIQFTIIHKYGEKMLISSNQKDSLKVFPKRLKITQLHFFHLEWGLEIVWATTLLSLKQRLLFP is encoded by the exons ATGAGTTTGTTGGGAGACCCTGTTGTGATTGTTTCATGCTTCCTAGTTCTGTCTCTTCTGTTAACTTTTATCAAGATATTTCATAAACTATGGTGGATTCCTACTCGCATACAGTGTATGATGGGTTTACAAGGAATCCAAGGCCCTTCTTACGGATTCGTGTATGGAAGCACCAAAGAAGCACTAAGGATGAGAAATGAAGCCATGGCTACCCCTATGGGTTTATCACATGCCATATTCCCTAAAGTTGAGCCTCATATCGATTTCTGGCTCAACAAATATG GAAAGAATTATCTTCAGTGGTATGGAACTCGAGCTCAACTGGTTATAACGGAACAAGAGTTGatcaaagaaatatttaataatagagACGGAACGTTTTCAAAAACTGACCGTCAAGGCTTTGTCAAGAAGCTATTAGGAGATGGTCTTGCGACCACTAAAGGTGAGAAGTGGGCGAAACTGCGAAGACTGGCCAATAATGCCTTTCATGGAGAGAGTTTGAAA GGTATGGTGCCTGCAATGATCTCTAGTGTTGAGATGATGCTGGAAAGGTGGAAATCATATGCAGGTAAAGAGGTGGAGGTATTTCAAGAATTCAGATTGTTGACTTCAGAAGTAATTTCTAGAACAGCATTTGGAAGTAATTATCTAAGAGGGAAGGACATTTTTGAGATGATTATGAGATTGGCCTTGTTGACAACCCAAAATGTGTATAAACTTAGGCTCCCTGGCATTAG CAAGTTTTTTAAAACTGGCGATGAGATTGAATCGGACATGCTTGAGAAAAAATTTCACAACTGCCTCAtagaaataatcaaggaaagagaagagaaggtaACAAGTGGTGAAGAAGACAGCTTTGGAAGTGATTTTCTTGGATTGCTTTTAAAGGCTCACCATGATGCCAATGACAGCCAGAGGATTTCATTGGACGATTTGGTTCATGAgtgtaaaacattttattttgccGGACAAGAAACTACCAACACTTTACTTGGATGGACAGTCTTTCTTCTAGCAATCCACACAGATTGGCAAGAACAAGTTAGAAAGGAGGTGCTCAATTTATTTGGCCATGAAAATCCAAATCCAGATGGCATAGCCAAACTTAAAATA CAGTTCACCATAATCCACAAATATGGGGAGAAGATGTTAATCAGTTCAAACCAGAAAGATTCTCTGAAGGTGTTTCCGAAGCGACTAAAAATAACTCAGCTGCATTTTTTCCATTTGGAATGGGGCCTCGAAATTGTGTGGGCAACAACTTTGCTATCACTGAAGCAAAGATTGCTATTTCCATGA
- the LOC107428764 gene encoding cytochrome P450 CYP749A22-like isoform X3: MSLLGDPVVIVSCFLVLSLLLTFIKIFHKLWWIPTRIQCMMGLQGIQGPSYGFVYGSTKEALRMRNEAMATPMGLSHAIFPKVEPHIDFWLNKYGKNYLQWYGTRAQLVITEQELIKEIFNNRDGTFSKTDRQGFVKKLLGDGLATTKGEKWAKLRRLANNAFHGESLKGMVPAMISSVEMMLERWKSYAGKEVEVFQEFRLLTSEVISRTAFGSNYLRGKDIFEMIMRLALLTTQNVYKLRLPGISKFFKTGDEIESDMLEKKFHNCLIEIIKEREEKVTSGEEDSFGSDFLGLLLKAHHDANDSQRISLDDLVHECKTFYFAGQETTNTLLGWTVFLLAIHTDWQEQVRKEVLNLFGHENPNPDGIAKLKIFTIIHKYGEKMLISSNQKDSLKVFPKRLKITQLHFFHLEWGLEIVWATTLLSLKQRLLFP; this comes from the exons ATGAGTTTGTTGGGAGACCCTGTTGTGATTGTTTCATGCTTCCTAGTTCTGTCTCTTCTGTTAACTTTTATCAAGATATTTCATAAACTATGGTGGATTCCTACTCGCATACAGTGTATGATGGGTTTACAAGGAATCCAAGGCCCTTCTTACGGATTCGTGTATGGAAGCACCAAAGAAGCACTAAGGATGAGAAATGAAGCCATGGCTACCCCTATGGGTTTATCACATGCCATATTCCCTAAAGTTGAGCCTCATATCGATTTCTGGCTCAACAAATATG GAAAGAATTATCTTCAGTGGTATGGAACTCGAGCTCAACTGGTTATAACGGAACAAGAGTTGatcaaagaaatatttaataatagagACGGAACGTTTTCAAAAACTGACCGTCAAGGCTTTGTCAAGAAGCTATTAGGAGATGGTCTTGCGACCACTAAAGGTGAGAAGTGGGCGAAACTGCGAAGACTGGCCAATAATGCCTTTCATGGAGAGAGTTTGAAA GGTATGGTGCCTGCAATGATCTCTAGTGTTGAGATGATGCTGGAAAGGTGGAAATCATATGCAGGTAAAGAGGTGGAGGTATTTCAAGAATTCAGATTGTTGACTTCAGAAGTAATTTCTAGAACAGCATTTGGAAGTAATTATCTAAGAGGGAAGGACATTTTTGAGATGATTATGAGATTGGCCTTGTTGACAACCCAAAATGTGTATAAACTTAGGCTCCCTGGCATTAG CAAGTTTTTTAAAACTGGCGATGAGATTGAATCGGACATGCTTGAGAAAAAATTTCACAACTGCCTCAtagaaataatcaaggaaagagaagagaaggtaACAAGTGGTGAAGAAGACAGCTTTGGAAGTGATTTTCTTGGATTGCTTTTAAAGGCTCACCATGATGCCAATGACAGCCAGAGGATTTCATTGGACGATTTGGTTCATGAgtgtaaaacattttattttgccGGACAAGAAACTACCAACACTTTACTTGGATGGACAGTCTTTCTTCTAGCAATCCACACAGATTGGCAAGAACAAGTTAGAAAGGAGGTGCTCAATTTATTTGGCCATGAAAATCCAAATCCAGATGGCATAGCCAAACTTAAAATA TTCACCATAATCCACAAATATGGGGAGAAGATGTTAATCAGTTCAAACCAGAAAGATTCTCTGAAGGTGTTTCCGAAGCGACTAAAAATAACTCAGCTGCATTTTTTCCATTTGGAATGGGGCCTCGAAATTGTGTGGGCAACAACTTTGCTATCACTGAAGCAAAGATTGCTATTTCCATGA